TCGGCGTCAACGTGCCGATCCCGGTGCCGGTGGCCTACCACACTTTCGGCGGCTGGAAGCGCTCCGGCTTCGGCGACCTCAACCAGCACGGCCCGTCGTCGATCCTCTTCTACACCAAGACCAAGACGGTAACGTCGCGGTGGCCGTCCGGCATCAAGGACGGCGCCGAATTCGTCATTCCCACAATGGATTAGTTCATGGCTTCCTTTACCCTTGACGACGACGAACGGGTGATCACCGAGACGGCCGCCGCGTTCGCCGCCAAGCGTCTGGCTCCCTACGCCCTGGAATGGGATGCGGCCAAACACTTTCCGACCGACGTGCTGCGTGAATCGGCGGAGCTTGGCATGGCGGCGATCTATTGCCGCGAGGACGTAGGTGGCAGCGGGCTGCGCCGGCTCGACGGGGTCCGCATCTTCGAGCAGCTGGCCATCGCCGACCCCACCACCGCGGCGTTCCTGTCGATCCACAACATGTGCGCGTGGATGATCGACACGTTCGGCACCGCCGAGCAGCGCAAGGACTGGGTCCCGCGGCTGGCGTCGATGGACGTCATCGCCAGCTACTGCCTCACCGAGCCGGGCGCCGGCTCCGACGCCAGCGCGCTGAGCACCCGGGCCGTCAAACAGGGCGGCGATTATGTGCTCGACGGGGTCAAGCAGTTCATCTCGGGCGCGGGCGCCTCCGACGTCTATGTGGTGATGGCCAGGACCGGCGGTGAGGGCCCGCGCGGCATCTCGGCGTTCGTCATCGAAAAGGACAGTCCCGGGCTGAGTTTCGGCGCACTGGAGGAGAAAATGGGCTGGCATGCCCAGCCCACCGCTCAGGTGATCCTCGAGGGCGTACGCGTGCCCGCCGACGCGATGCTGGGCGGCGCGGACGGCGAGGGCGTCGGATTCGGCATCGCGATGAACGGCCTCAACGGCGGCCGGCTCAACATCGCCGCGTGCTCGCTCGGCGGTGCCCAGGCCGCCGCCGACAAGGCCGGGGCCTACGTTCGCGACCGCCAGGCGTTCGGCAAGTCCCTGATCGAGGAACCGACGATCCGGTTCACGCTGGCCGACATGGCAACCGGCCTCGAGACATCGCGAATGATGTTGTGGCGGGCGGCCAATGCGTTGGACACCGACGACCCCGACAAGGTCGAGTTGTGCGCGATGGCCAAGCGCTACGTCACCGACACCTGCTTCGAGGTCGCCGACAAAGCCCTGCAGCTGCACGGCGGCTACGGGTACCTGCGCGAGTATGGTCTGGAAAAGATCGTGCGCGACCTGCGGGTGCACCGGATCCTGGAAGGCACCAACGAAATCATGCGAGTGGTCATCGGTCGGGCAGAAGCCGCACGGTTCAAAGCGTCGCCGGCAACCGCATAGAAGGGTCTTCAGATGACCGAGCACTTGACCGTGGCTTTCCTGGGGCTGGGCCACATGGGCGGACCCATGGCGACGAATCTCGTTGCGGCCAACCACGCGGTGCGCGGATTCGATCCGGTGCCCGCGGCGCTGTCCGCGGCCACCGCGGCCGGCGTGGCCGGTTTCGACAGCGCCGTTGACGCGGTGGCCGGGGCGGACGTGGTCATCACCATGCTGCCCAACGGCGAGCTGGTCAAACGGTGCTACGCAGAGATTCTGCCCGCGGCGCGGCCGGGTGCGTTGTTCATCGACAGCTCCACGATCTCGGTCGACGATGCCCGCGAGGTGCACGCGCTGGCGGAATCGCGCGGCGCTGCCCAGCTCGACGCGCCGGTCTCGGGCGGGGTGAAGGGCGCCGTCGCCG
The sequence above is drawn from the Mycobacterium marseillense genome and encodes:
- a CDS encoding acyl-CoA dehydrogenase family protein, producing the protein MASFTLDDDERVITETAAAFAAKRLAPYALEWDAAKHFPTDVLRESAELGMAAIYCREDVGGSGLRRLDGVRIFEQLAIADPTTAAFLSIHNMCAWMIDTFGTAEQRKDWVPRLASMDVIASYCLTEPGAGSDASALSTRAVKQGGDYVLDGVKQFISGAGASDVYVVMARTGGEGPRGISAFVIEKDSPGLSFGALEEKMGWHAQPTAQVILEGVRVPADAMLGGADGEGVGFGIAMNGLNGGRLNIAACSLGGAQAAADKAGAYVRDRQAFGKSLIEEPTIRFTLADMATGLETSRMMLWRAANALDTDDPDKVELCAMAKRYVTDTCFEVADKALQLHGGYGYLREYGLEKIVRDLRVHRILEGTNEIMRVVIGRAEAARFKASPATA